From a region of the Mycobacterium intracellulare ATCC 13950 genome:
- a CDS encoding 3-oxoacyl-ACP reductase: MAPKVSSDLFSQIVNSGPGSFLAKQLGVPQPETLRRYRAGDPPLAGALLIGGEGRVVEPLRAALDADYDLVGNNLGGRWADKFGGLVFDATGITTPEGLKGLYEFFTPLLRNLGHSARVAVVGTTPDGAANPHERIAQRALEGFTRSLGKELRNGSTVALVYLSPDAKPAATGLESTMRFILSAKSAYVDGQVFYVGEADSTPPGDWERPLDGKVAIVTGAARGIGATIAEVFARDGARVVAIDVESAAEALAETASRVGGTALWLDVTAPDAVDKITEHLREHHGGHADVLVNNAGITRDKLLANMDDARWDAVLAVNLLAPLRLTEGLVGNGSIGEGGRVIGLSSMAGIAGNRGQTNYATTKAGMIGLTQALAPELYDKGITINAVAPGFIETQMTAAIPLATREVGRRMNSLLQGGQPVDVAEAIAYFASPASNAVTGNVIRVCGQAMLGA, translated from the coding sequence GTGGCTCCCAAGGTCTCGTCCGATCTGTTCTCTCAGATCGTCAACTCCGGTCCTGGTTCGTTCCTCGCCAAGCAGCTCGGTGTTCCCCAACCCGAGACGCTGCGCCGCTATCGCGCCGGTGATCCGCCGCTGGCCGGGGCGCTGCTGATCGGCGGGGAGGGCAGAGTCGTCGAGCCGCTGCGCGCGGCGCTGGACGCCGACTACGACCTGGTCGGCAACAACCTGGGCGGGCGCTGGGCCGACAAGTTCGGCGGGCTGGTCTTCGACGCCACCGGCATCACCACGCCCGAAGGGCTCAAGGGGTTGTACGAGTTCTTCACCCCGCTGCTGCGCAACCTGGGCCACTCGGCCCGCGTGGCGGTGGTCGGCACCACGCCCGACGGCGCCGCCAACCCGCACGAGCGGATCGCCCAGCGCGCGTTGGAGGGCTTCACCCGCTCGCTGGGCAAGGAGCTGCGCAACGGCAGCACGGTCGCGCTGGTGTACCTGTCGCCGGACGCCAAACCCGCTGCGACGGGCCTGGAATCGACCATGCGGTTCATCCTGTCGGCCAAGTCGGCGTACGTGGACGGCCAGGTGTTCTATGTCGGGGAGGCGGACTCCACACCGCCGGGTGATTGGGAACGGCCGCTGGACGGCAAGGTCGCCATCGTGACAGGCGCGGCCCGCGGCATCGGCGCGACGATCGCCGAGGTGTTCGCCCGCGACGGTGCGCGCGTCGTCGCGATCGACGTCGAATCGGCCGCCGAGGCGCTGGCCGAGACGGCCAGCCGGGTGGGGGGCACCGCGCTGTGGCTCGACGTCACTGCCCCCGACGCCGTCGACAAGATCACCGAGCACCTGCGCGAGCATCACGGCGGCCACGCCGACGTCCTTGTCAACAACGCCGGGATCACCCGCGACAAGCTGCTGGCCAACATGGACGATGCGCGCTGGGACGCCGTCTTGGCCGTCAATCTGCTTGCCCCGCTGCGCCTTACCGAGGGGCTGGTCGGCAACGGCAGCATCGGCGAGGGCGGCCGGGTGATCGGCCTGTCGTCGATGGCCGGCATCGCGGGCAACCGCGGCCAGACCAATTACGCCACCACCAAGGCGGGGATGATCGGCCTGACCCAGGCGCTGGCCCCGGAGCTCTACGACAAGGGCATCACCATCAACGCCGTCGCACCGGGATTCATCGAGACCCAGATGACGGCCGCCATCCCGCTGGCCACCCGCGAGGTCGGCCGCCGGATGAACTCACTGCTGCAGGGCGGCCAGCCGGTGGATGTCGCGGAGGCCATCGCCTACTTCGCCAGCCCGGCCTCGAACGCGGTGACCGGCAACGTCATTCGCGTATGCGGCCAGGCCATGCTGGGCGCATAG
- a CDS encoding acetyl-CoA C-acetyltransferase, whose product MAPASSEASTPAAQRSSERRRVAILGGNRIPFARSDGAYAEASNQDMFTAALGGLVDRFGLAGERLGVVVGGAVLKHSRDFNLTRECVLGSQLASYTPAFDLQQACGTGLQAAIAAADGIAAGRYEVAAAGGVDTTSDAPIGLGDNLRRTLLKLRRAKSNVQRLKLVGTLPATLGVEIPVNSEPRTGLSMGEHQAITAKQMGISRVAQDELAAASHRNMAAAYDRGFFDDLVTPFLGLYRDDNLRADSSAEKLAKLRPVFGVKAGDATMTAGNSTPLTDGASVALLGTDEWAEAHSLTPLAYLVDSETAAVDYVNGRDGLLMAPTYAVPRLLARNGLSLQDFDFYEIHEAFASVVLCHLQAWESEEYCKGRLGLDAALGSIDRSKLNVNGSSLAAGHPFAATGGRILAQAAKQLAQRKAEQKGAGKPVRALVSICAAGGQGVAAILEA is encoded by the coding sequence GTGGCCCCTGCAAGTTCTGAGGCAAGTACACCGGCTGCTCAGCGCAGCTCCGAGCGGCGGCGCGTCGCCATCCTGGGCGGCAACCGCATCCCGTTTGCCCGGTCCGACGGCGCCTACGCCGAGGCCTCCAACCAGGACATGTTCACCGCCGCGCTGGGCGGGCTGGTGGATCGCTTCGGGCTGGCCGGCGAGCGGCTCGGCGTGGTGGTCGGCGGCGCCGTGCTCAAGCACAGCCGGGACTTCAACCTCACGCGCGAATGCGTGCTCGGTTCGCAGCTGGCGTCGTACACGCCGGCGTTCGACCTGCAGCAGGCGTGCGGCACCGGCCTGCAGGCGGCGATCGCCGCCGCCGACGGCATCGCGGCCGGCCGCTACGAGGTGGCCGCCGCCGGCGGGGTGGACACCACCTCCGACGCGCCGATCGGCCTCGGCGACAACTTGCGCCGCACCCTGCTCAAGTTGCGCCGCGCCAAGTCCAACGTGCAGCGGCTGAAGCTGGTGGGCACGCTGCCCGCGACCCTGGGCGTGGAGATCCCGGTCAACAGCGAACCGCGCACCGGGCTGTCCATGGGGGAGCACCAGGCGATCACCGCCAAGCAGATGGGCATCTCGCGCGTCGCCCAGGACGAGCTGGCCGCCGCCAGCCACCGCAACATGGCCGCCGCCTACGACCGCGGCTTCTTCGACGACCTCGTCACGCCGTTTCTGGGGCTGTACCGCGACGACAACCTGCGAGCGGACTCGTCGGCCGAGAAGCTGGCCAAGCTGCGGCCGGTGTTCGGCGTCAAGGCCGGCGACGCGACGATGACGGCCGGCAACTCGACCCCGCTGACCGACGGCGCCTCGGTCGCCCTGCTGGGCACCGACGAGTGGGCGGAGGCCCACTCGCTCACACCGCTGGCGTACCTGGTGGACTCCGAAACGGCGGCGGTCGACTACGTCAACGGGCGGGACGGCCTGCTCATGGCGCCCACGTACGCGGTGCCGCGGCTGCTCGCCCGCAATGGCCTGAGCCTGCAGGATTTCGATTTCTACGAGATCCACGAGGCGTTCGCGTCGGTCGTGCTGTGTCACCTGCAGGCGTGGGAATCCGAGGAGTACTGCAAGGGGCGGCTGGGGCTGGACGCCGCGCTGGGCTCGATCGACCGGTCCAAGCTCAACGTCAACGGCTCCTCGCTGGCCGCCGGCCACCCGTTTGCCGCCACCGGCGGGCGGATCCTGGCTCAGGCCGCCAAGCAGCTCGCGCAGCGAAAGGCCGAGCAGAAGGGCGCGGGCAAGCCGGTGCGCGCCCTGGTCTCGATCTGCGCGGCGGGCGGCCAGGGAGTGGCCGCGATCCTGGAGGCCTGA
- a CDS encoding VOC family protein, whose translation MPATGPDFISLQARDLDASQAFYEQYLGLVRSPAGPPHAVVFETQPIAFALREVAPGTDLASVAQPGIGAAIWVHATDVQSIHDALVADGHTIVSAPIDGPFGRTFTFADPDGYHVTLHDRA comes from the coding sequence ATGCCCGCCACCGGCCCCGACTTCATCTCCCTGCAAGCGCGCGACCTCGACGCATCGCAGGCGTTCTACGAGCAGTACCTCGGCCTCGTCCGCTCGCCGGCCGGACCTCCGCACGCCGTTGTGTTCGAAACGCAGCCAATCGCGTTCGCGCTCCGCGAGGTCGCTCCGGGCACCGACCTCGCATCCGTGGCTCAGCCCGGCATCGGTGCCGCGATCTGGGTGCACGCCACCGACGTCCAGAGCATCCACGATGCTCTCGTGGCCGACGGCCACACCATCGTCTCCGCACCGATCGACGGCCCCTTCGGCCGGACATTCACCTTCGCCGACCCCGACGGCTACCACGTCACCCTCCACGACCGCGCCTGA
- a CDS encoding MarR family winged helix-turn-helix transcriptional regulator, which produces MSQEGVGVDLDTSLGYALKEASSALRAAMEEVLRPLGMSVTHYSCLELLAQRPGLSNSELARGAFVTRQSMNVLLQALERDGYVARPAEAPVGKILPTRLTPRGRQSLEKASKAVRSVEVRMLAGLTEAQRSDAFRILHSMTRSLRDGPGRSTPER; this is translated from the coding sequence ATGAGTCAAGAGGGTGTCGGCGTAGACCTGGATACGTCCCTGGGCTACGCGCTGAAAGAGGCGTCGAGTGCGCTGCGCGCGGCCATGGAGGAGGTGCTGCGCCCGCTCGGGATGAGCGTGACGCACTACTCCTGCCTCGAGCTGCTCGCGCAACGGCCGGGTTTGTCGAACTCCGAGCTCGCGCGGGGCGCGTTCGTGACACGGCAGTCGATGAACGTGCTCCTTCAGGCCCTGGAGCGCGACGGCTATGTGGCCCGGCCCGCGGAGGCACCCGTCGGGAAGATTCTTCCCACGCGCCTCACGCCGCGTGGCCGACAGAGCCTGGAGAAAGCCAGCAAGGCGGTCCGGTCCGTCGAGGTCAGAATGCTGGCCGGCCTGACCGAGGCCCAGCGGTCAGACGCGTTCCGGATCCTGCACAGCATGACCCGGTCCCTGCGCGATGGCCCGGGTAGGAGTACACCCGAACGATAA